A single region of the Triticum dicoccoides isolate Atlit2015 ecotype Zavitan chromosome 2B, WEW_v2.0, whole genome shotgun sequence genome encodes:
- the LOC119363697 gene encoding uncharacterized protein LOC119363697 — translation MAYYSDHHAYASNTTNSTESIQELISKISHQLDDLARQREVVFEDRPSSYDPYSRGHPYVAPTCHICGFQGHSPAECQRGYSHPPDCYGMSFAPQPSSYQNNYTHGWPENQNMSYRSNNPEISSFASSYPMQGFRYNEENHKYAPQQIYSPPTHIPQYQEMCPMELNGPPFGQPTTPAPFEQSHVQVPTQDEFDDIEKLTLLSIEFTWSAEDDPIRKVILDEMKKIKSGKELVEEVRKIEKNINAGSTISSQLELSVAEISMDTCEVPTPSHFVEQVSKCLEQEIPQIEEDELEDKEQDGQELQFPSDQVEDSSSITPEEVQEAAVDEDEEHEIHLPIVIPERDVSGLLNPLDYMMPCDFFATTLHYMIPSHKIDLKTHLLGYDDIYPVSGIALICDDHNYFPHASLELNDKCHPRVSIDHADFCHPKHVLYSYAYIIGYSIDDLEGIDRITCSCLCESYFRLLLLHCLLHADQVRGDIPWDPGGVRAWR, via the coding sequence ATGGCTTACTATTCAGATCATCATGCTTATGCGAGCAACACTACAAACAGCACGGAAAGTATTCAAGAACTGATAAGTAAGATTTCCCATCAATTAGATGATTTAGCTCGGCAGCGAGAGGTTGTTTTTGAGGATAGGCCTAGCTCTTATGATCCTTATTCTAGAGGTCATCCTTATGTTGCTCCTACATGCCATATTTGTGGATTTCAGGGCCATTCACCCGCTGAATGTCAGCGTGGTTACTCTCACCCTCCCGATTGTTATGGCATGAGCTTCGCCCCACAGCCTagctcataccaaaacaattacaCACATGGGTGGCCTGAAAACCAGAATATGTCATATAGGAGCAATAACCCTGAGATCTCATCGTTTGCCTCTAGTTATCCAATGCAGGGATTCAGGTACAATGAGGAGAACCACAAATATGCTCCACAACAGATTTATTCACCTCCTACTCATATACCTCAATACCAGGAGATGTGTCCAATGGAGTTAAATGGTCCTCCATTTGGTCAACCAACAACTCCAGCACCTTTCGAGCAATCTCATGTGCAAGTGCCCACACAAGATGAATTTGATGATATAGAGAAGCTCACATTGCTTAGTATTGAGTTCACTTGGAGTGCCGAGGATGATCCTATTAGGAAGGTTATACTAGAtgaaatgaagaagatcaagagtgGAAAAGAGCTGGTGGAAGAAGTAAGGAAGATTGAGAAGAACATCAACGCTGGCAGCACTATTTCTTCACAACTTGAGTTGAGTGTGGCTGAGATATCCATGGATACATGTGAGGTTCCAACACCTTCACATTTCGTTGAGCAAGTTAGCAAGTGCCTTGAGCAAGAGATACCTCAGATTGAAGAAGATGAACTAGAAGACAAGGAACAAGATGGTCAAGAGCTGCAATTCCCAAGTGATCAAGTTGAAGATTCATCATCTATTACTCCTGAAGAAGTGCAAGaagctgctgtagatgaagatgaagaacatgAGATTCATTTGCCTATTGTCATACCAGAGCGTGATGTGTCAGGTTTACTCAATCCTCTTGATTACATGATGCCTTGTGATTTCTTTGCTACCACCTTGCATTACATGATACCATCACATAAGATTGATTTGAAAACTCATTTGCTTGGATATGATGATATATACCCTGTTAGTGGCATTGCTCTCATTTGTGATGATCACAATTACTTTCCTCATGCTAGTCTTGAGCTTAATGATAAATGTCATCCTCGTGTGAGTATTGACCATGCTGATTTCTGCCATCCTAAACATGTGCTTTATAGTTATGCTTATATAATTGGATATTCCATTGATGACTTGGAAGGCATCGACCGTATCACTTGTAGTTGTTTGTGTGAGTCCTATTTCAGGCTTTTGCTACTGCACTGTTTACTACATGCTGACCAGGTTCGAGGTGACATTCCTTGGGATCCTGGTGGAGTCAGAGCATGGCGATGA